A genomic segment from Nocardia cyriacigeorgica GUH-2 encodes:
- the yaaA gene encoding peroxide stress protein YaaA, with product MLVLLPPSETKSDGGSGAPLELGELAMPQLTAVRERLLDEVVRLAGDAEASRTALGLGKGADAEIARNAALRTSPTRPALERYTGVLYDALDARSFTKAQRAKAYARLGIGSALFGAVRAGDPIPAYRLSGGSKLPGLPTLSAVWREQLPGALRAEAGDELVIDLRSGTYQQLGRVPGAITANVLTEHPDGSRTVVSHFNKHHKGLLARALVLTRAEPTDIRGVARVAAKAGLRTEIASPTELLIIT from the coding sequence GGCTCCGGTGCGCCGCTGGAACTCGGCGAGCTGGCGATGCCGCAGCTCACCGCGGTGCGGGAGCGGCTGCTCGACGAAGTGGTCCGGCTGGCCGGTGACGCGGAGGCCTCGCGCACCGCACTGGGTCTCGGCAAGGGTGCCGACGCCGAGATCGCGCGCAATGCCGCGCTGCGCACCTCCCCCACCCGGCCCGCGCTGGAGCGCTACACCGGTGTGCTCTACGACGCCCTCGACGCGCGCTCGTTCACCAAGGCGCAGCGGGCCAAGGCCTACGCCCGGCTCGGCATCGGCTCGGCGCTGTTCGGTGCCGTGCGCGCCGGAGACCCGATTCCGGCCTACCGGCTCTCCGGCGGATCGAAACTGCCCGGCCTGCCCACCTTGTCGGCGGTCTGGCGCGAGCAGCTGCCCGGCGCGCTGCGCGCCGAGGCGGGTGACGAGCTGGTGATCGATCTGCGGTCGGGCACCTACCAGCAGCTGGGCCGTGTTCCCGGCGCGATCACCGCGAATGTGCTCACCGAGCATCCCGACGGTTCCCGTACCGTCGTCTCGCATTTCAACAAGCATCACAAGGGCCTGCTGGCGCGGGCGCTGGTGCTCACCCGCGCCGAGCCCACCGACATTCGTGGCGTCGCCCGGGTCGCGGCCAAGGCCGGGCTGCGCACCGAGATCGCCTCGCCCACCGAACTTCTCATCATCACCTGA
- a CDS encoding PPOX class F420-dependent oxidoreductase, which yields MSTTTAALSDDLKKYLDEERVYATVATVGKDGHPHLTVVWLERDGDELIFSTTVGRVQGRNIQRDPRVTVMINPPDRPFVYAEIKGTATVTPDPERALPDKLSLKYTGKTYREFNPAWVHDAERITVRVAPHKVVGRL from the coding sequence GTGAGCACAACTACAGCCGCATTGTCCGATGACCTGAAGAAGTACCTGGACGAGGAGCGGGTCTACGCCACCGTCGCGACCGTCGGCAAGGACGGGCATCCGCATCTGACCGTCGTCTGGCTCGAGCGCGACGGCGACGAGCTGATCTTCTCCACCACCGTCGGCCGGGTACAGGGCCGCAATATCCAGCGCGACCCGCGGGTGACGGTGATGATCAACCCGCCCGACCGGCCCTTCGTCTACGCCGAGATCAAGGGGACGGCCACCGTCACCCCGGACCCGGAGCGGGCGCTGCCGGACAAGCTGTCGCTGAAGTACACGGGCAAGACCTACCGGGAGTTCAACCCGGCCTGGGTGCACGATGCCGAGCGGATCACCGTGCGGGTCGCACCGCACAAGGTGGTCGGCCGGCTCTGA
- a CDS encoding MFS transporter has translation MLDKAAATTQYPVTRRAFGLAILVLSGLQLMVVLDGTVVILALPRLQEEMGLSSSGSAWMVTAYGLPFAGLMLLGGRIGDSFGRRKMFLLGVSLFTLASLLCGLAQNEGMLIAARAFQGTGAALAAPTAFALVASTFAPGPVRNQAFAIFGSMAALGSVGGLVIGGALTEVSWRWIFLINVPIGALIILGAVIALRDTTHHRLTLDVRGAILGTLACALIVFGATEGPEFGWDSPYVIGALISGVVLLVVFVLAERAVTNPLLPWSLFDHRDRNATFVIILLASGVLGATTYFAGLFVQNVVGYSPLVAGLSFIPFTIGIGIGGAVSSKLAMMVAPRWLLSGAAVVLVAGLGFGSTLDGDVSYVPTLLSLFLVIGFGMGLAIVLIPLCVLVGVPQDEIGPLSAIGQMFLSLGTPIAIGLLTPLAASRTLSEGGRTGKPADMTDAELAALGSGYTLVLFVAAIGALLVGLLALTLRYTPQEVAQAQHAQEEAQQA, from the coding sequence GTGCTCGACAAAGCCGCTGCTACGACGCAGTACCCCGTGACGCGGCGGGCCTTCGGGCTCGCGATCCTCGTCCTGAGCGGACTCCAGCTCATGGTGGTGCTCGACGGCACCGTGGTGATCCTGGCGCTGCCGCGGTTGCAGGAGGAGATGGGGCTGTCCAGTTCCGGCAGTGCCTGGATGGTCACCGCCTACGGTCTGCCCTTTGCCGGCCTGATGCTGCTCGGCGGCCGCATCGGCGATTCCTTCGGGCGGCGGAAGATGTTCCTGCTCGGCGTCTCGTTGTTCACGCTGGCCTCCCTGCTGTGCGGGCTGGCGCAGAACGAAGGCATGCTCATCGCGGCCCGCGCCTTCCAGGGCACCGGCGCCGCCCTGGCCGCGCCCACCGCGTTCGCGTTGGTGGCCAGCACGTTCGCGCCCGGACCGGTGCGCAATCAGGCCTTCGCGATCTTCGGGTCGATGGCGGCCCTCGGTTCGGTCGGCGGGCTGGTGATCGGCGGTGCGCTCACCGAGGTCAGCTGGCGCTGGATCTTCCTGATCAATGTGCCCATCGGCGCGCTCATCATCCTGGGCGCGGTGATCGCCTTGCGCGACACCACACATCACCGGCTCACCCTCGACGTCCGTGGCGCGATTCTCGGCACCCTGGCGTGCGCGCTGATCGTCTTCGGCGCCACCGAAGGGCCGGAGTTCGGCTGGGACAGCCCCTACGTCATCGGCGCGCTCATCAGCGGTGTGGTGTTGCTGGTGGTGTTCGTGCTGGCCGAACGCGCGGTGACCAACCCGCTGCTGCCGTGGTCGCTGTTCGACCACCGCGACCGCAACGCCACCTTCGTCATCATCCTGCTGGCCAGCGGCGTGCTCGGCGCCACCACCTACTTCGCCGGACTGTTCGTGCAGAACGTGGTCGGCTACAGCCCGCTGGTGGCGGGGTTGTCGTTCATCCCGTTCACCATCGGGATCGGCATCGGCGGTGCGGTCTCGTCCAAGCTGGCCATGATGGTCGCGCCGCGCTGGCTGCTCAGCGGCGCGGCCGTGGTGCTGGTCGCGGGGCTGGGATTCGGCTCCACCCTCGACGGTGACGTCAGCTATGTGCCGACGCTGCTCAGCCTGTTCCTGGTGATCGGTTTCGGCATGGGCTTGGCCATTGTGCTCATCCCGCTGTGCGTGCTGGTCGGAGTGCCGCAGGACGAGATCGGTCCGCTGTCGGCGATCGGCCAGATGTTCCTGAGCCTCGGCACGCCGATCGCCATCGGCCTGCTCACCCCGCTGGCCGCCTCACGGACTCTGTCCGAAGGCGGACGCACCGGCAAACCCGCCGATATGACCGACGCCGAACTCGCCGCGCTCGGCAGTGGCTACACCCTGGTGCTGTTCGTCGCCGCCATCGGCGCGCTGCTGGTCGGGCTGCTCGCGCTCACCCTGCGCTACACCCCGCAGGAAGTCGCGCAGGCGCAGCACGCTCAGGAAGAGGCTCAGCAGGCCTGA
- the cobA gene encoding uroporphyrinogen-III C-methyltransferase has product MPNTSAESEDQPAGDPNYLVGLDLRGRRVVVVGGGSVAQRRLGLLIASGADVHVISREATPAVEGMATSGQLTLTLRAYADGDLDGAWYAIACTDEPETNAAVVAEAARRRVFCVRADNARLGTAVTPATARYDGLTLGVLAGGRHKRSAAVRNALLEALQSGVVTDDSTPVAPGVALVGGGPGDPDLITVRGRRLLARADLVVADRLAPPELLAELGPEVEVVDAAKIPYGRAMAQEAINTTLVEGAKAGKFVVRLKGGDPYVFGRGFEEVEACVAAGVPVTVVPGITSPIAVPSAAGIPVTHRGVTHEFVVVSGHVAPDHPDSLVDWNALARLRGTLVLMMAVERIEQFADALLAGGRPADTPATVIQEGTLRTQRVLRADLATVAERVRAEGIRPPAIVVIGPTAAFSADSGG; this is encoded by the coding sequence GTGCCGAACACGTCAGCCGAATCCGAGGACCAGCCAGCAGGCGACCCGAACTACCTGGTCGGGCTCGATCTGAGGGGGCGGAGGGTGGTCGTCGTCGGCGGCGGCAGCGTCGCTCAGCGCCGGCTCGGGCTGCTCATCGCCTCGGGCGCCGACGTGCACGTCATCAGCCGGGAGGCCACGCCGGCGGTCGAGGGCATGGCCACCTCCGGCCAGTTGACGCTCACCCTGCGCGCCTACGCCGACGGTGATCTCGACGGCGCTTGGTACGCGATCGCCTGCACCGACGAACCGGAGACCAATGCCGCGGTCGTTGCCGAGGCCGCCCGCCGCCGCGTGTTCTGCGTGCGCGCCGACAACGCCCGGCTCGGTACCGCCGTCACCCCCGCCACCGCCCGCTACGACGGCTTGACTCTCGGTGTGCTCGCCGGCGGTAGGCACAAGCGGTCGGCCGCGGTGCGCAACGCGCTGCTGGAAGCGCTGCAATCGGGTGTGGTGACCGATGATTCGACTCCCGTCGCGCCCGGTGTCGCGCTGGTCGGCGGCGGCCCCGGCGACCCCGACCTGATCACCGTGCGCGGGCGCAGGCTGCTCGCGCGCGCCGACCTCGTCGTCGCCGACCGGCTCGCGCCGCCGGAACTGCTGGCCGAACTCGGACCCGAGGTCGAGGTCGTCGACGCCGCCAAGATCCCGTACGGGCGGGCCATGGCGCAGGAGGCGATCAACACCACGCTGGTGGAGGGCGCCAAGGCCGGCAAGTTCGTGGTGCGGCTCAAGGGCGGCGACCCCTACGTCTTCGGGCGCGGCTTCGAAGAGGTCGAGGCGTGTGTGGCGGCGGGCGTGCCGGTGACCGTCGTGCCGGGCATCACCAGCCCGATCGCGGTGCCCTCGGCCGCCGGGATCCCGGTCACCCATCGTGGCGTGACCCATGAATTCGTCGTGGTCAGTGGCCATGTCGCGCCGGATCACCCGGACTCGCTGGTCGACTGGAACGCGTTGGCTCGGCTGCGCGGCACGCTGGTGCTGATGATGGCCGTGGAGCGGATCGAGCAGTTCGCCGACGCGCTGCTGGCCGGCGGGCGGCCCGCCGATACCCCGGCCACCGTCATCCAGGAGGGCACGCTGCGCACTCAGCGGGTGCTGCGGGCCGATCTGGCGACCGTGGCCGAGCGGGTGCGGGCCGAAGGTATTCGCCCGCCCGCCATCGTGGTGATCGGACCCACCGCCGCGTTCTCGGCGGACTCCGGGGGATAG
- a CDS encoding nitroreductase/quinone reductase family protein yields MSDDETTGDSPAPVEGLRNIRADPNVRLKIPGRTRAGVAREITDPAEAAHARRIYTTAVRPFDFAEFRFHIAERPTRAKIQRLHRHWFDNGIPVVIELAPA; encoded by the coding sequence ATGAGCGATGACGAGACCACCGGCGATTCGCCGGCACCGGTGGAGGGGCTGCGCAATATCCGCGCCGACCCGAATGTGCGGTTGAAGATCCCGGGCAGGACCAGAGCCGGCGTCGCCAGGGAGATCACCGACCCGGCAGAAGCGGCGCACGCGCGCCGGATCTACACCACGGCGGTGCGGCCGTTCGATTTCGCCGAGTTCCGGTTTCACATCGCCGAGCGGCCGACGCGGGCCAAGATCCAACGCCTGCATCGGCATTGGTTCGACAACGGGATACCCGTCGTCATCGAGCTCGCGCCGGCCTAG
- a CDS encoding DUF7064 domain-containing protein gives MTDAPGRVPGSSPAPLDEFPIHQTPLSLARVASSDRNFYDRSYFNAHNRDGATMLVTGFGVYPNLGVTDAYLALREGDSVRTVRFSDALGDRSLDMRVGGYRIEVLEPLQRIRVMCEHDELGADLTWTGAFPTVQEQPHLILNGNRPIIEASRFAQVGSWSGTLHVDGREISVDPAVWTGTRDRSWGIRPVGESELPGRAAAEPSGGFWWLYMPLRFDDFAIVVIVQEEPDGRRTLNDATRVWPDGRTEQLGWPRISIDYRSGTRLPTAARIELTTPDGKPLEVEIRTVTDIPLHVGCGYGGDPDWQHGQWKGRAWTSTDRYDLTDPAVAGRIPYGVIDHVAHARCGDAEGWGLFEHASIGRHDPTGFADFLSVAP, from the coding sequence ATGACCGACGCGCCAGGCCGGGTCCCCGGATCGTCCCCCGCACCGCTGGACGAATTCCCGATCCATCAGACGCCGCTGTCGCTGGCCCGGGTGGCCAGCAGCGACCGCAACTTCTACGACCGCAGCTATTTCAACGCCCACAACCGCGATGGCGCGACCATGCTGGTCACCGGGTTCGGCGTCTACCCGAATCTCGGTGTGACCGACGCCTATCTCGCCTTGCGCGAGGGCGATTCGGTGCGCACGGTGCGGTTCTCCGACGCGCTCGGCGACCGCAGCCTGGACATGCGGGTCGGCGGCTACCGGATCGAGGTACTCGAACCGCTGCAGCGGATCCGGGTGATGTGCGAGCACGACGAGCTCGGCGCCGACCTGACCTGGACCGGCGCGTTCCCCACCGTGCAGGAGCAGCCGCATCTGATCCTCAACGGCAATCGCCCGATCATCGAGGCCTCGCGGTTCGCCCAGGTCGGATCCTGGTCGGGGACACTGCATGTCGACGGCCGGGAGATCAGCGTGGATCCGGCGGTGTGGACCGGCACCAGGGACCGGTCCTGGGGCATCCGGCCGGTCGGCGAATCCGAACTGCCGGGGCGGGCGGCCGCGGAACCGTCGGGCGGATTCTGGTGGCTGTACATGCCCTTGCGATTCGACGACTTCGCGATCGTCGTCATCGTGCAGGAGGAACCCGACGGCCGGCGCACCCTCAACGACGCCACCCGGGTCTGGCCCGACGGCCGCACCGAACAACTCGGCTGGCCGCGCATTTCCATCGACTACCGCTCCGGCACCCGGCTGCCCACGGCCGCCCGCATCGAACTCACTACTCCCGACGGCAAACCCCTCGAGGTGGAGATCCGCACGGTCACCGACATCCCACTGCACGTGGGCTGCGGCTACGGCGGCGACCCGGACTGGCAGCACGGGCAGTGGAAGGGCCGCGCCTGGACCTCGACCGACCGCTACGACCTCACCGACCCCGCCGTGGCGGGGCGCATCCCGTACGGCGTCATCGACCACGTCGCCCACGCCCGCTGCGGCGATGCCGAAGGCTGGGGCCTGTTCGAGCACGCCAGCATCGGGCGCCACGACCCGACCGGATTCGCGGACTTCCTCTCCGTAGCGCCCTGA
- a CDS encoding phosphotransferase family protein encodes MADDPAPTEQRRLTTSDRDLDSFTADLSRWLGERVGADATLAISGLSRPQAGGMSSSTVLFDAEWTVDGQRDGGSFVARMAPEDESFPVFETYDLATQYQVMAGVAEATDLPVPRLRWLENDPGVLGTPFFVMDRVEGRVPTDNPPYVFVGWLFDATDEERSRLTDATIEVIAKVHAIPDPVRRFPMLAGPGDALRRHVDAQRAWYRWALADDGYRIPIIERGFDWLEAHWPADPGPDVLTWGDARPGNIIYRGFEPAAVLDWEMAAIGPRELDVAWIIFLHRFFQDIATRFDQPGLPNFLRRSDVVAKYEAASGHTVRDLDFYLVYTALRHAIVMARIKRRMIHFGEDTDTDDRDDYVMHRASLEALLDGTYEWD; translated from the coding sequence ATGGCCGACGATCCCGCACCCACCGAACAACGTCGGCTGACCACCAGCGATCGCGATCTCGACTCCTTCACCGCCGACCTGTCGCGCTGGCTCGGCGAACGTGTCGGCGCCGACGCCACGCTGGCGATCTCCGGCCTGTCCCGGCCGCAGGCGGGCGGCATGTCGAGTTCGACGGTGCTGTTCGACGCCGAATGGACGGTGGACGGCCAGCGCGACGGCGGCTCCTTCGTGGCCCGGATGGCGCCGGAGGACGAATCGTTCCCGGTGTTCGAAACTTATGACCTGGCAACGCAATACCAGGTGATGGCCGGTGTCGCGGAGGCGACCGATCTGCCGGTGCCGCGGCTGCGCTGGCTGGAGAACGACCCCGGCGTGCTCGGCACCCCGTTCTTCGTGATGGACCGCGTCGAGGGACGGGTGCCGACCGACAACCCGCCCTACGTCTTCGTGGGCTGGCTCTTCGACGCCACCGATGAGGAGCGGTCGCGCTTGACCGACGCCACGATCGAAGTGATCGCGAAAGTGCACGCCATCCCCGATCCGGTCCGGCGGTTCCCGATGCTGGCCGGGCCCGGTGACGCCCTGCGCCGCCACGTCGACGCCCAGCGCGCCTGGTACCGCTGGGCCCTCGCCGATGACGGCTACCGCATCCCGATCATCGAGCGCGGCTTCGACTGGCTCGAGGCGCACTGGCCCGCCGATCCCGGCCCCGACGTGCTGACCTGGGGCGATGCCCGTCCCGGCAATATCATCTACCGCGGTTTCGAACCGGCGGCGGTGCTGGACTGGGAGATGGCGGCCATCGGCCCGCGCGAACTCGACGTCGCCTGGATCATCTTCCTGCACCGCTTCTTCCAGGACATCGCCACCCGCTTCGACCAGCCCGGCCTGCCGAATTTCCTGCGCCGCAGCGACGTCGTCGCGAAATACGAAGCGGCCAGCGGTCATACCGTGCGCGATCTCGACTTCTACCTGGTCTACACCGCGCTGCGGCACGCCATCGTGATGGCCCGGATCAAGCGCCGGATGATCCATTTCGGCGAGGACACCGATACCGACGACCGCGACGACTACGTGATGCACCGGGCGAGCCTGGAAGCTCTGCTCGACGGAACCTACGAATGGGATTGA
- a CDS encoding cobalamin biosynthesis protein: protein MPPHDPDNEVGGRFVPPHPPARLPAPEPRRAVGHWSMAPQTEPVQSPSGAPRCRAGGRPPSPPMPIPSREPRSRDDERPASSSHAHGPAPRPNSAIGDESVPPSSLEPTRLPGASSSDSAPGRRVELAVGLGLRPGTSAERIVAAVRTMLGEQPIACLATVDRRAAEPGLRAAAAQFGVPISSFTAAELAAVPVPNPSGHAMSALGVPGVAEAAALLAGTGALVFSRRVVDGVVIAAAAHR, encoded by the coding sequence ATGCCGCCACACGATCCGGATAACGAGGTCGGCGGCCGGTTTGTGCCGCCGCATCCGCCGGCGCGGTTGCCGGCACCCGAGCCACGGAGAGCGGTCGGCCACTGGTCGATGGCGCCGCAGACCGAGCCGGTGCAGAGCCCGTCTGGCGCTCCGAGATGCCGGGCGGGCGGCAGACCGCCGAGTCCGCCTATGCCGATTCCGTCTCGTGAACCGCGCAGCCGGGACGATGAGCGGCCGGCGTCGAGTTCTCATGCACACGGGCCGGCACCCCGGCCGAATAGCGCTATCGGCGACGAATCGGTCCCACCGAGTTCGCTCGAGCCAACGCGACTGCCCGGGGCGAGCAGCAGCGACAGTGCGCCCGGGAGGCGAGTCGAGCTGGCGGTCGGTCTGGGGCTGCGTCCGGGAACATCGGCTGAGCGGATCGTCGCCGCGGTGCGAACCATGCTCGGTGAGCAGCCGATCGCCTGCCTCGCCACCGTCGACCGGCGGGCGGCCGAGCCCGGGCTTCGAGCGGCAGCCGCCCAATTCGGTGTCCCCATCTCGTCGTTCACGGCCGCAGAGCTTGCCGCTGTGCCGGTGCCGAATCCGTCTGGACATGCGATGAGTGCGCTGGGCGTCCCGGGTGTGGCCGAGGCGGCGGCGCTGCTGGCAGGAACCGGGGCGCTGGTGTTCAGCCGCCGCGTTGTCGACGGGGTAGTGATCGCTGCCGCCGCTCACCGTTGA